One Punica granatum isolate Tunisia-2019 chromosome 3, ASM765513v2, whole genome shotgun sequence genomic window carries:
- the LOC116199479 gene encoding NEDD8 ultimate buster 1 produces the protein MMAKLKVAGTWAGVVEVELEQWTVPMLRAEVARRSNASPDSINLICAGKVLKDGDGTESLSQSGVKNNSKILSSRVNVDQKQELLAEEERASRLARVKAAATALAQRHADGSMPLEDFNIELEDQSGKKVNLGSETDQRAVMMGLMLHTKGKQLIRKQMYKDALEVLEMGEEAFSLCNPQVIEMIDNVPILQIDMAWCYFMLRDISSISVAGARLQKAREGIERAHGKDYSRVRVLQGGRHPDIALHLRLELLEGVVAYHTGQLDNSRKALTSAQAKFVQLKVPDEALSLIMSMGFKEQAATRALRMNNQDVGAALDFLDEEEAKRMQKREEDARRQHEIMEQKSYGATPMKKAVDLERLNELVSIGYEKALAAEALRRNENDTQKALDDLTNPEVNATMQQDVESRKRKRQRKSENEVVEQLVAMGFERSRVVEAVQAGGTLERAMQDLLAQNPLHPSNAAHVAATSAPSATAENVPGPSNSAVDLGESNQEPMNYRDVEMEDEIAHDLAQVDALSDYDIDVTKEGEAIEEYLALLASTGSSSSGHKPQ, from the exons ATGATGGCGAAGCTGAAGGTAGCGGGCACGTGGGCTGGCGTGGTAGAGGTGGAGCTGGAGCAGTGGACGGTCCCGATGCTGAGGGCGGAGGTGGCCCGGCGATCAAACGCCAGTCCCGACTCGATCAACCTTATCTGCGCCGGGAAAGTGCTCAAGGACGGCGACGGGACCGAGAGCCTGAGCCAATCGGGTGTCAAGAACAACTCGAAGATACTCTCAAGTCGCGTCAACGTTGACCAGAAGCAAGAGCTTCTCGCTGAAGAGGAGCGCGCCAGTAGACTCGCCAGGGTCAA GGCTGCTGCCACTGCTCTGGCTCAGAGACATGCAGATGGGTCAATGCCTTTGGAAGACTTCAACATAGAGCTCGAAGATCAGAGTGGAAAGAAAGTTAACTTGGGTTCCGAGACAGACCAGAG GGCTGTGATGATGGGCTTGATGCTTCACACAAAAGGAAAGCAACTGATTCGGAAGCAAATGTACAAGGATGCCCTGGAGGTGCTTGAGATGGGCGAG GAGGCTTTCTCTCTCTGCAATCCCCAGGTCATCGAG ATGATCGACAACGTTCCGATATTGCAAATAGACATGGCCTGGTGCTATTTCATGCTTCGAGACATTTCGTCAATCTCTGTGGCTGGAGCACGCCTTCAGAAAGCAAGAGAAGGAATTGAACGGGCTCATGGGAAGGACTACTCTAGAGTCCGAGTGCTTCAAGGAGGACGCCATCCTGATATTGCTCT GCATTTGAGGCTCGAGCTTTTAGAAGGTGTGGTAGCTTATCACACAGGTCAGCTTGATAATTCGAGAAAAGCTTTGACCTCTGCACAAGCAAAGTTTGTACAG CTTAAGGTCCCAGATGAGGCCTTATCGCTTATTATGAGCATGGGCTTCAAGGAGCAGGCTGCAACGAGAGCACTTCGCATGAACAACCAAGATGTTGGGGCGGCCCTTGATTTTCTTGATGAAGAGGAAGCCAAGAGAATGCAAAAACGAGAGGAGGACGCAAGAAGGCAACATGAGATTAT GGAGCAAAAGTCCTATGGAGCAACGCCTATGAAGAAGGCGGTAGATCTTGAAAGACTAAATGAGCTGGTTTCCATCGG CTATGAGAAGGCGCTTGCTGCTGAAGCCCTTAGAAGAAATGAGAATGATACTCAGAAGGCATTGGATGATTTGACAAATCCTGAAGTCAACGCTACCATGCAG CAAGACGTtgaatcaagaaaaagaaagagacaaAGGAAATCGGAGAATGAAGTGGTCGAGCAACTGGTAGCAATGGGCTTTGAAAGATCAAGAG TGGTTGAAGCTGTTCAAGCTGGCGGAACACTGGAGCGAGCAATGCAAGATCTTCTTGCCCAAAACCCACTGCACCCTTCAAACGCTGCTCATGTTGCAGCAACTTCGGCTCCGTCTGCTACCGCTGAGAATGTCCCAGGTCCAAGCAACAGCGCTGTTGATCTAGGAGAATCAAATCAGGAGCCTATGAACTATCGTGATGTAGAGATGGAGGACGAGATCGCACACGATTTGGCCCAAGTAGATGCTCTGTCAGACTATGATATTGATGTTACGAAGGAAGGAGAAGCTATCGAGGAGTACTTGGCCTTGCTGGCCTCGACTGGCAGTAGCAGCAGTGGACATAAGCCTCAGTGA
- the LOC116199480 gene encoding protein ALP1-like, translated as MAAGGGGRAADSAKAIMPRPATSSKPKGKKRRAKKSSMHLTPELVSLISAATSAAHSFLLHHDLQLLPAQTLTLESQLHSLSALLSSLQASASSPKIAPLSSPPALLPPPPQLHNCWFHRFLSTATDYDPRWGSFFRMSKPSFSLLLNLLYPALQSIAPSIHPLYALGAALYRLAHAVPYQAVARQFGFHSSADACRSFFAVLKALNDKLGNLLELYSDMDGVIVGFTRASLPNCCGVLGFGKFLVDGDALGRNGSLLVQALVDSEGRFLDLSAGWPGTLKPSSILRKTRLFSAIEESRELLNGPSFELSDGQSIPQYLLGDACYPLLPWLVTPYSNQLNKEESSSSREREFNSVHSRAMGSLRLAFSRLRAKWQLLSRPWKEECIEFFPFAIFAGCLLHNFLIKCGESFSDENPGSSLMELPVYEGEESENGKMIRDALAGHLARVSLRR; from the coding sequence ATGGCCGCCGGCGGTGGCGGCCGGGCGGCCGATTCCGCCAAGGCGATCATGCCCAGACCCGCCACCAGCAGCAAACCGAAGGGCAAGAAACGCAGAGCCAAGAAATCCTCCATGCACCTGACCCCGGAGCTCGTCTCCCTCATCTCCGCCGCCACCTCCGCCGCCCATTCTTTCCTCCTTCACCACGACCTCCAACTCCTCCCTGCCCAGACCCTCACCTTAGAATCCCAACTCCACTCGCTCTCCGctctcctctcctccctcCAAGCTTCCGCTTCCAGTCCCAAGATCGCCCCTTTATCTTCGCCACCAGCGCTCCTGCCACCTCCGCCGCAGCTCCATAACTGCTGGTTCCACCGTTTCCTCTCCACCGCCACAGATTATGATCCCCGGTGGGGCAGCTTCTTCCGCATGTCGAAGCCATCATTCTCCCTCCTCCTAAACCTCCTCTACCCTGCTCTTCAGTCCATTGCCCCTTCAATCCACCCCCTCTACGCCCTCGGCGCTGCCCTCTACCGTCTTGCCCATGCAGTCCCTTACCAGGCTGTGGCCCGCCAGTTCGGCTTCCACTCCTCAGCCGACGCCTGCCGCTCGTTCTTTGCAGTGCTTAAAGCTCTGAACGATAAATTAGGCAACTTGTTAGAGCTTTACTCCGATATGGATGGAGTCATAGTCGGGTTCACGCGGGCTTCTTTGCCCAATTGCTGTGGGGTCTTAGGTTTCGGCAAATTCTTAGTTGATGGGGATGCATTGGGGCGAAATGGGTCTCTGTTAGTCCAAGCATTGGTCGACTCCGAAGGAAGATTCTTGGATCTTTCTGCAGGGTGGCCGGGTACATTAAAACCCAGTTCTATCTTGCGAAAAACTAGGCTGTTTTCGGCCATCGAGGAATCGAGGGAGCTGTTGAATGGGCCAAGCTTCGAGCTCAGTGATGGCCAGTCGATCCCCCAATACTTATTGGGCGATGCTTGCTACCCGCTTCTCCCATGGCTTGTAACTCCTTACAGCAATCAGTTGAACAAAGAAGAGAGCTCCAGCTCGAGAGAGAGGGAATTCAACTCAGTTCATTCCCGAGCAATGGGATCGCTGCGCTTGGCATTCTCAAGACTTCGGGCTAAGTGGCAGCTCCTCTCAAGGCCATGGAAGGAGGAATGCATTGAGTTCTTCCCTTTCGCTATATTTGCAGGGTGTTTGCTGCATAATTTTCTGATCAAGTGTGGGGAGTCATTTTCGGATGAAAACCCGGGAAGCTCCTTGATGGAGCTTCCAGTTTATGAAGGGGAGGAGTCCGAGAATGGGAAGATGATTAGGGATGCTCTCGCTGGGCACTTAGCTCGGGTAAGCCTCAGAAGATAG
- the LOC116199478 gene encoding protein NUCLEAR FUSION DEFECTIVE 4-like has product MAVATLKRGTRPPWVGLGAAVWVQIASGNAYNFPLYSHSLKSVLGFNQHQLTLLGVANDVGENVGLIPGLVSNHLPPWAVLLVGSVACFLGYGVLWLAVSRTVQPLPYWLLWLALCVATNSSAWLTTAILVTNMRNFPLSRGTVAGILKGYGGLSAAVFTEIYSLLLHHSSLKLLVFLSLGIPILCLLMMYFVRACTPALREDSSERSHFLFIQVASVVLGLYVLITTILGDVFSLRGPESYSVVAVMVLLIMAPLAIPVKMTLYPRPGRQTEVMERPAEEESSDKKEPLLASFCENEDVSEVEMLLAEGEGAVKKKRRPKRGEDFKFFEALIKADFWLLFLVYFIGVGSGVTVLNNLAQIGIAQGVHNTTILLSLFSFGNFVGRLGGGVVSEHFLRSKTMPRTFWMTGTQVIMIFTYLLFASAIDGTLYAATALLGICYGVQFSIMVPTVSELFGLKHFGLFYNFMSLGNPIGAFLFSGLLAGYIYDHEAAKQHGLEVLNSGLTCLGPNCFRLTFMILAGVCGLGVILSVVLSIRIKPVYQMLYAGGSFRLPQSSVH; this is encoded by the exons ATGGCGGTGGCGACCCTGAAGAGGGGCACACGCCCGCCGTGGGTGGGCCTGGGCGCGGCGGTGTGGGTCCAGATAGCCTCCGGCAACGCCTACAACTTCCCCCTCTACTCCCACTCCCTCAAGTCCGTGCTCGGCTTCAACCAGCACCAGCTCACCCTCCTCGGCGTGGCCAACGACGTCGGCGAGAACGTCGGCCTCATCCCAGGCCTCGTCTCCAACCACCTTCCCCCCTGGGCCGTCCTCCTTGTCGGCTCCGTCGCCTGCTTCCTCGGCTACGGCGTCCTCTGGCTCGCCGTCTCCCGCACCGTCCAACCCCTCCCTTACTGGCTG TTATGGCTCGCCCTCTGTGTGGCCACGAACAGCAGCGCCTGGCTCACCACTGCAATTCTTGTGACAAACATGAGAAACTTCCCTTTAAGTCGAGGGACTGTTGCCGGAATCCTCAAAGGCTATGGAGGTCTAAGTGCCGCAGTATTCACCGAGATCTACAGCTTGCTTCTCCACCACTCGTCCTTGAAGCTCCTCGTGTTCCTCTCTCTCGGGATCCCCATCCTCTGTCTCCTCATGATGTACTTTGTTAGAGCTTGCACTCCAGCTTTGAGAGAGGACTCCTCTGAGCGCAGCCATTTTCTCTTTATACAGGTGGCAAGTGTTGTTCTCGGGTTATACGTTCTCATAACTACGATTTTGGGTGATGTGTTCTCTCTGAGAGGTCCTGAGTCCTATTCGGTTGTTGCTGTGATGGTTCTTCTTATCATGGCTCCATTGGCAATACCAGTGAAGATGACTCTGTATCCCAGGCCAGGCAGGCAAACTGAGGTAATGGAAAGACCAGCGGAAGAAGAAAGTTCGGACAAAAAGGAACCTCTGCTAGCTAGCTTTTGTGAGAATGAGGATGTGTCGGAGGTTGAGATGCTTTTGGCTGAGGGAGAGGGCGCGGTGAAGAAAAAGAGGAGGCCAAAAAGGGGGGAAGATTTTAAATTCTTCGAGGCTCTCATCAAGGCCGATTTCTGGCTACTTTTCTTGGTTTACTTCATTGGAGTGGGTTCTGGAGTCACGGTTCTTAACAATCTCGCGCAGATAGGAATTGCACAAGGAGTGCATAATACTACCATATTGCTGTCCCTGTTCAGCTTTGGCAACTTTGTGGGCCGGCTTGGTGGAGGTGTTGTATCCGAGCATTTTCTCAG ATCGAAGACTATGCCCCGTACGTTTTGGATGACAGGGACCCAGGTGATCATGATCTTCACCTACCTCCTCTTTGCCTCGGCAATCGATGGGACCCTCTATGCCGCAACTGCTCTCCTCGGGATCTGCTATGGTGTTCAGTTCTCCATAATGGTGCCGACCGTGTCCGAGCTATTTGGGCTCAAGCATTTCGGCCTGTTCTACAACTTCATGTCCCTAGGAAACCCTATTGGAGCATTCCTATTTTCAGGCCTCCTCGCCGGATACATATACGACCACGAGGCAGCCAAGCAGCATGGATTGGAAGTTCTCAACTCAGGACTCACTTGCCTGGGTCCAAACTGCTTCAGGCTCACCTTCATGATCCTCGCAGGTGTTTGTGGGCTTGGGGTTATCCTAAGCGTAGTTTTGTCCATCAGGATAAAACCCGTCTATCAGATGCTCTATGCAGGCGGGTCCTTCAGGTTGCCACAAAGTTCAGTTCACTGA